From the Malus domestica chromosome 17, GDT2T_hap1 genome, one window contains:
- the LOC108174731 gene encoding serine/threonine-protein kinase 54 — translation MTLSIPRRHRQEWEIDPSKLLIKSVIARGTFGTVHCGIYDGQDVAVKLLDWGEEGHMTDSEIASLRAAFTQEVAVWHKLDHPNVTKFIGATMGSSDLQIQTENGQIGMPTNICCVVVEYLPGGALKSYLIKNRRRKLAFKVVVQLALDLARGLSYLHSQKIVHRDVKTENMLLDKTRAVKIADFGVARVEASNPNDMTGETGTLGYMAPEVLNGNPYNRKCDMYSFGICLWEIYCCDMPYPDLSFSEVTSAVVRQNLRPEIPRCCPNALANVMKRCWDANPDKRPEMDEVVTMLKAIDTSKGGGMIPQDQSQGCFCFRKKRGP, via the coding sequence ATGACCCTCTCCATCCCCAGGCGCCACCGCCAGGAGTGGGAGATCGACCCCTCCAAGCTCCTCATCAAGTCTGTCATTGCTCGTGGCACCTTCGGCACCGTCCACTGTGGCATCTACGACGGTCAAGATGTCGCCGTTAAATTGCTTGACTGGGGCGAAGAGGGTCACATGACAGACTCCGAGATTGCTTCTCTAAGGGCAGCTTTTACTCAAGAAGTTGCTGTCTGGCATAAACTAGATCATCCTAATGTTACTAAGTTTATTGGGGCGACAATGGGTTCATCAGATCTACAAATACAGACAGAAAATGGTCAAATTGGCATGCCAACAAATATCTGTTGTGTCGTTGTAGAATATCTTCCTGGGGGTGCTCTAAAATCGTACCTCATAAAGAATAGGAGAAGGAAGTTAGCTTTTAAAGTCGTTGTCCAGCTGGCACTAGATCTTGCTAGAGGGTTGAGCTACCTACACTCACAGAAGATTGTCCACAGAGATGTAAAGACAGAGAACATGCTTCTGGACAAGACTCGTGCGGTCAAGATTGCTGATTTTGGTGTTGCTcgtgttgaagcttcaaatcCCAATGACATGACTGGGGAGACTGGCACACTAGGTTACATGGCTCCTGAGGTCCTCAATGGCAACCCGTATAACAGGAAATGTGATATGTACAGTTTCGGCATCTGTTTATGGGAAATATATTGCTGTGATATGCCATATCCTGACCTTAGTTTCTCGGAAGTGACTTCAGCTGTGGTTCGCCAGAATTTGAGACCGGAGATACCAAGATGTTGTCCAAATGCGCTTGCAAACGTAATGAAGCGATGCTGGGACGCGAACCCAGACAAGCGGCCTGAGATGGATGAGGTAGTCACAATGTTGAAGGCGATCGACACATCGAAAGGCGGAGGTATGATCCCTCAAGATCAGTCTCAGGGCTGTTTTTGCTTTCGAAAGAAAAGAGGACCGTGA
- the LOC114822525 gene encoding uncharacterized protein yields MTSRKAQAVPITGAKNKGALVASGVTLGVTTRSKAKATSATSFTSASTLPGEREYPRHEPVITLASLRAPRGERPREYFESMLSDDDSSGSSAMQVMTAGATSVEEQLAQMNEAIARLTRTVEEKDLQIAALVNRLEAQDSEKPDPEDDPLKGGAGGDEEPPVKKIDGKPKPDQAAALMGSLSIQQLQEMITNTIKAQYEGSSYTSGLYSKPYSKKIDALRMPRGYQPPKFMQFDGKGNPKQHVAHFVETCNNAGTEEDYLAKQFVRSLKGNAFEWYTDLEPESINSWEQLEREFLNRFYSTRRTVSILELTSTKQWKDEPVMDYINRWRNLSLDCKDRLFEISSIEMCIQGMQWGLQYILQGIKPRTFEELATRAHDMELSLAHHGKKEPITDFKRDKVFTSRADNHGKKPAKEAFTTNTTHIKTSSAPVKISFNKAREIKKGEPSHTQDRYKNTLRELKQKVYLFPDSDMDAMLDDLLEKKVIELPEFQRPEEMNRINDPKYCKYHHIVGHHVGKCFILKELIMKLAQQGLIELDLEDTAATHTTTVVFRSFDPVFLQEMPDHARQYSNHTAHSAPPSLGASNQDVLTDDDKGWTLVTYKRTRKPKLQAIKQKGEQGRKHRRRGNRKPKRNIRAAKPIYVGEPAEQKPRIPVSLHEYFPEDFFQHCTITACHVVEVKMEEPSKGKIVAAEGENTPTPEEGSPIHFSIEEALQLPKKIRRALATVLASPNDHDVQESKNEGLRPRPHECATCCATEDTIHFADEDLLLGSKPHNRPLFVSGYVREHKVSRMLVDGGSAINIMPKSTMTAIGIKVDELSLSRLLIQGFNQGGQRAMGMIRVEMTIGELKSSVMFHVIDARTSYGLLLGRPWIHANGVVPSTLHQCLKFYQERVKVIYGDTKPFTEAESHFADAKFYMNEDTVPKTLPKEIKSMSKAAPKKQEWQAMPKKKEEEEAMPSSSKNDDELSKPATTRGSRTTSNGPSVPVFRYIPTSRRKNGQSPFETAASKADARRHIDNVKLLKTNAVLPLTQLGDTKVAKPSHGFIKGLPKGVEPSFLPTKRTEEGFDPNAYKLMSKAGYNFTSSANLGKNDLNTVKDNERDLTKTQKKLEKHGYGVSNNKAGLGFTPNAPVKISSKAKNASAQHISVSIIQDKEEPQPAPRTSVFDRMNCSNARVSAPKLMSGQNKTSVFKRLKTSASRGSVFKRLSKPKKQSNKTSSPPRQSVMERLGEAKEPSKRRKTTPEAEEIDRLAEKDDVRSSIPSRMKRQAILEVNTVGSLKVKRRTIIRTGQSSCQLAREDNTKEEAQDVFHITIQEGEEEILEEDVMAAPSQLEDGGQATVDDLKELNLGTSEEPKPIFVSALLGADEIEKYYQLLLEYKDVFAWTYKEMPGLDPIIAVHHLAVKPGTRPIKQTQRRYRSELIPQIEAEIDKLIEAGFIREVQYPKWISNIVIVLKKSGQIRVCVDFRDLNNACPKDDFPLPIIEIMVDATTGHEALSFMDGSSGYNQIRMALEDEELTAFRIPKGIYCYKVMPFGLKNAGATYQRAMQKIFNDMLHKNVECYVDDVVVKTKKRSNHLKDLRVVFERLRKYNLKMNPLKCAFGVTSGKFLGFIVKHRGIEVDQSTIKAIHSMPEPRNLHELKSLQGRLAFIRRFISNLAGRCQPFSRLMKKDVLFVWDKACNNAFESIKKYLSSPPVLGAPVPGKPLILYIAAQESSVGALLAQENEAQKEGALYYLSRTLTGAELNYSPIEKMCLSLMFAIQKLRHYMHAYTIHLVAKADPIKYVMSKPVLTGRLAKWALLLNQYEIIYVPAKAVKGQALADFLADHPIPADWKIADDLPDEEVFCIDIFSTWTMFFDGSARADGAGAGVVFMSPRRQVLPYSFQLSELCTNNVAEYQALILGLQMAINMEIAALEIYGDSKLIINQLLTEYEVRKDDLVPYFRLATQLLQRFEAVTLEHVPRKENQMADALANLASSMTLGEDEATNMPVCQRWVIPLVTEIVLSDTNVISILPVNVEEWRQPLINYLEHGMLPDDPKHRSEVRRRAHCFLYYKGTLYRRSFEGVLLRCLGEEEANQAMEEAHSGICGAHQSGPKLHFQLKRMGYYWPSMVKDCLEYAKRCQACQFHANFIHQPPEPLHPTATSWPFDAWGLDVVGPIAPKSSTGEAYILAATDYFSKWAEAIPLKEVKKETVVRFIKGYIIHRYGVPRYIVTDNGKQFSNRLMDELCEKYKFKQRKSSMYHAPANGLAEAFNKTLCNLLKKVIGRTKKDWHERIGEALWAYMTTYRTPTQATPYSLVYGVEAVLPLESQIPSLRMAIQEGLTDEENTKLRLQELEALDEKRLEAQQHLECYQARLSKAFNKKVLPRSFQMGDLVLSLRRPIITTHKTKSKFTSKWDGPYVVQEVYTNGAYLIMAEDGLKIGPINGRFLKCYYP; encoded by the coding sequence atgacgtcaaggaaggctcaagctgttcccataaccggcgcaaagaacaaaggcgccctcgtcgcaagtggtgtcacgTTGGGtgtcacgactcgaagcaaagcaaaagctacttctgccacctctttcacctctgcatcaactctgccagggGAACGAGAGTACCCTAGGCATGAGCCTGTGATCActttagcctcactaagggcaccaaggggggaaagaccAAGGGAATACttcgaatccatgctctccgatgacgattcaagcggcagttcagccatgcaagtcatgaccgctGGAGCAACTTCAGTCGAGGAACAGcttgctcaaatgaatgaagcaatcgcaagactaactcgaactgtggaagaaaaagacttgcaaatcgcggcattagtcaaccgactggaggcgcaggacagtgagaaacccgacccagaggatgatccgctaaagggaggagctggcggagacgaagaacccccggtgaagaaaatcgatgggaagccgaaaccagaccaagcagcggcactcatgggatccctttctatccagcagctgcaagagatgatcaccaacaccatcaaggcacagtacgaagggagctcatatACATCCGGGTTGTATTCAAAGCcatattcaaagaagatcgacgccttaaggatgccgaggggttatcaaccaccaaagttcatgcaatttgatggaaagggaaacccgaaacagcacgtcgcccacttcgttgaaacttgcaacaacgcaggaaccgaagaggactacctcgccaagcagtttgtgcgctcgctgaaaggaaacgcctttgagtggtacacggatctGGAGCCggagtccatcaacagttgggagcaactggagcgggaattcctcaatcgcttctacagcacccgccgcactgtgagcatactagagctaacaagcacaaagcagtggaaggacgagccagtcatggactacatcaaccgatggcgtaatctaagcctcgactgtaaggacagactcttcgagatttcttcaatcgagatgtgcatccagggcatgcaatggggtttacaatacatccttcaaggtatcaaaccacgaacttttgaagaattagccacccgtgcccacgacatggagttgagcctcgcccaccatggaaagaaggagccaatcaccgatttcaaaagggataaggtgttcacttcaagagcagacaatcatgggaaaaagcccgccaaggaagcttttaccaccAATACCACCCATATCAAGACCTCGTCCGCGCCTGTCAAAATCTCTTTCAATAAAGCAAGGGAGATAAAAAAAGGTGAGCCTTcccacacccaagataggtacaaaaacaccttgagggaattgaagcagaaggtatacctttttccggactccgacatggacgcaatgctggacgacctactggagaagaaggtgattgagttaccTGAATTCCAAcgccctgaagaaatgaatcgcatcaatgatcccaagtactgcaagtaccatcatatcgtgggtcatcatgtgggcaagtgtttcatcctaaaagaactcatcatgaagttggcacaACAAGGACTGATTGAGCTCGACCTAGAAGACACAGCTGCGACGCACACCACTACGGTCGTGTTCAGATCCTTTGATCCCGTGTTTCTTCAAGAAATGCCTGACCATGCTCGGCAATACTCAAACCACACTGCACATTCTGCACCACCGTCACTGGGGGCAAGCAACCAGGACGTACTTACTGACGATgacaaaggatggacattggtgacctataagaGGACGAGGAAACCAAAACTGCAAGCTATAAAGCAAAAGGgggaacaagggagaaagcaccgCCGTCGCGGCAATAGGAAGCCTAAGAGAAACATAAGAGCTGCTAAGCCAATATATGTTGGGGAACCTGCGGAGCAAAAGCCACGCATTCCCGTCtcattgcacgagtacttcccggaGGACTTTTTCCAACATTGCACTATCACCGCATGTCACGTGGTCGAAGTAAAAATGGAAGAACCCTCAAAGGGCAAAATTGTCGCCGCTGAGGGAGAAAATACTCCGACACCTGAAGAAGGTTCGCCAatacactttagcatcgaggaagcACTACAATTGCCAAAGAAGATACGAAGGGCATTGGCAACGGTTTTAGCGAGTCCAAACGACCACGacgtgcaagaaagcaagaacgaaggcttgaggCCTCGGCCACACGAGtgtgccacatgctgtgccaccgaggacacaatccacttcgccgacgaagacttgttgctaggatccaagcctcacaaccgacctctcttcgtctctgggtacgtaagggagcataaAGTCAGCCGTATGCTTGTGGACGGCGGGTcagccataaatatcatgccaaagtcaacaatgaccgcaatcggcatcaaggtggatgaactatccctaagccgtctactaatccaaggttttaaccaaggaggacaaagagcgatgggcatgatccgagtggagatgaccattggtgaactcaagtcaagcgtgatgttccacgtgattgatgcaagaacttcctacggtctgctcttaggaaggccttggatccatgcgaacggagtggtaccgtccacccttcaccaatgtttaaaattttaccaagaacgagtgaaggtgatctatggcgacaccaagccattcaccgaagccgaatcacatttcgcagacgccaagttctacatgaatGAAGACACGGTGCCCaaaactcttccaaaagagattaaATCCATGAGCAAAGCAGCGCCTAAAAAACAAGAGTGGCAGGCTATGcccaagaagaaagaagaagaagaagctatgccatcttcaagcaaaaacgacGATGAGCTTTCTAAACCTGCAACGACCAGAGGAAGTAGGACGACCTCAAATGGACCAAGCGTACCCGTCTTCCGGTACATCCCgacgtcgagaagaaagaatggtcaatccccgtttGAAACTGCAGCGAGCAAAGCCGATGCACGGCGGCACatagataatgtaaagttgctcaaaacgAATGCAGTCTTGCCTCTGACGCAGCTAGGCGACACCAAGGTTGCAAAACCATCACATGGCTTCATAAAAGGCCTGCCAAAGGGggtagaaccaagctttctcccaaccaaaaggaccgaagaaggttttgatccaaacgcctacaaacttatgtcgaaagctgggtataacttcacctcctctgcaaatttgggaaagaatgatttgaacaccgtcaaagacaacgaacgtgatctcactaaaactcagaagaagttggagaagcatggttacggggttagcaacaacaaagctggacttggcttcacaccaaatgcaccggtgaagatctccagcaaggcaaaaaatgctagcgctcaacacatcagcgtaaGCATTATACAAGATAAAGAGGAGCCTCAACCTGCCCCCCGGACATCAGTATTCGATAGAATGAACTGTTCAAATGCCAGAGTTTCGGCACCTAAACTCATGAGCGGTCAAAACaaaacttccgtcttcaaaaggctcaAAACGTCAGCATCTCGAGGCTCTGTTTTTAAAAGGTTATCGAAACCTAAAAAGCAAAGCAATAAGACTAGCTCCCCTCCACGACAGTCAGTTATGGAAAGACTTGGAGAAGCCAAAGAGCCTTCCAAAAGGAGAAAGACGACACCAGAAGCAGAAGAGATCGATCGCCTGGCGGAAAAGGATGACGTCCGAAGttccattccttcaagaatgaagcgccaagcaattttggaggttaacacagtcggatcactgaaagtgaaaaggcgcaccatcattcgcactggacaatcttcatgccaactagCTCGAGAGGATAACACCAAAGAAGAAgcccaagacgtcttccacatcacaatccaagaaggtgaagaagaaatCCTCGAGGAAGATGTCATGGCGGCACCGTCACAACTCgaagatggggggcaagccacggttgacgatctcaaagaactcaacttaggcacaagtgaGGAACCGAAGCCCATCTTCGTGAGTGCATTATTAGGTGCGGACgagatagagaagtattaccagctgctattagagtacaaggacgtctttgcttggacctacaaggaaatgcccggcctcgaccctatcattgcggtgcatcatcttgcagtcaagcctggaacgcgaccaataaagcaaactcaaagacgctatcgatccgagctcatcccacaaattgaGGCCGAGATCGACAAGttgatcgaagcaggcttcattcgagaggtgcaataccccaagtggatctccaacatcgtcatagtccttaaaaaatctggacaaatacgtgtctGCGTGGACTTCCGAGACCTCAATAATGCTTGCCCAAAGgatgacttccccttgccaatcatcgaaatcatggtggacgcaaccactggccatgaggcactgtcattcatggacggctcttctggatacaatcaaattcgcatggctcttgaagatgaggaactaacagccttccgcaTTCCGAAAGGTATTTACTGCTataaggtgatgccctttggtctgaagaatgctggagctacatatcaacgcgcgatgcagaagatcttcaatgacatgctacacaagaacgtagaatgttatgtggacgatgtggtggtcaagacaaagaaaagatcaaatcacttgaaggatttgcgagtagtgttcgaaaggttgcgaaaatacaacctcaagatgaacccgttaaaatgtgcatttggcgtcacatctggaaagttccttggcttcattgtcaagcatcggGGCATTGAAGTAGACCAATCAACGATCAAGGCCATTCATagcatgcccgagccaagaaacctgcacgagttgaaaagtctacaaggtcggctagccttcatcagacgcttcatctccaaccttgcagggcgttgtcaaccgttcagtcgactcatgaagaaagatgttctGTTTGTATGggacaaagcatgcaacaaCGCTTTTGAAAGTATaaagaagtatttatcaagtccacctgtcctgggggcacctgtaccagggaaaccgctcatattgtacattgctgctcaggaaagttcagttggagcactcttggcacaggaaaacgaggcccagaaagaaggagcgctctactacctcagCCGAACGCTTACCGGCGCtgaattgaactactccccaatagaaaaaatgtgcctgtccttgatgtttgccatccagaagctcagacattacatgcatgcttacaccatccacttggttgctaaagctgacccgatcaaatacgtcatgtctaagccagttttgacagggcgactagctaaatgggcattacttctcaatcaatacgagatcatctacgtcccagctaaagccgtcaaaggacaagcgctagcagacttccttgccgaccatccaatcccagccgattggaaaatcgcAGACGACCTGCCCGACGAAGAAGTGTTCTGCATCGACATATTctcgacatggacgatgttctttgatggatctgcacgagcagacggagcgggggcaggagtagtattcatgtcgccacgaAGGCAAgtactaccttattcattccagcTAAGCGAACTATGcaccaacaacgtcgctgagtaccaagcgcTGATCCTCGGActccaaatggcaatcaacatggaaatcgcagcccttgagatatacggcgactccaagctcataatcaatcaactcctgACGGAATATGAGGTGAGAAAAGACGACCTtgtcccatacttccggctggcaacgcagttgctacaaaggtttgaggccgtaacactagaacacgtgccaagaaaagagaatcaaatggcagacgctctcgccaacctagcctcgagcatgacattaggagaagacgaagctacAAACatgccagtctgccaaagatgggtaatcccaCTTGTCACTGAAATAGTACTAAGTGATACAAACGTTATTTCAATACTTCCGGTCAacgttgaagaatggagacagcctctgatcaactacttggagcatggGATGCTTCCAGATGATCCGAAACACCGCTCTGaagtacgtcgacgagcacattgcttcctctattacaaagggaCACTCTACCGGCGATCTTTTGAAGGGGTACTTTTGAGATGCCTaggcgaggaagaagccaatcaagccatggaagaagcacactcaggaataTGTGGAGCGCACCAGTCCGGaccaaagcttcatttccagctcaaaagaatgggttattactggccaagcatggtaaagGACTGCTTAGAAtacgccaaaaggtgccaagcctgccaatttcatgccaacttcatacaccaaccgcctgaaccattacaccccacagctacttcatggccgttcgatgcatggggattggatgtCGTAGGACCAATTGCGCCAAAGTCATCTACAGGGGAGGCTTACATcctggctgcaacagattacttctctaaGTGGGCTGAGGCCATACCCCTGAAGGAAGttaagaaggaaactgtcgtccgtttcatcaagggatatatcatccatcgatatggggtgcctcgctacattgtcaccgacaacggaaagcagttctcaaaccgactcatggacgagctctgcgagaagtacaagttcaagcagcgcaaatcctccatgtatcatgctccggccaacggtcttgcagaagcattcaacaagacattgtgcaacctcctgaagaaggtaatcggtagaacaaagaaagactggcatgaaagaataggcgaaGCCCTATGGGCATACATGACAACATATAGAACGCCTACCCAAGCcacaccttattctcttgtatatggcgtagaagctgttctaccactcgaaagtcaaatcccctcgctaaggatggctatacaagaaggcttgactgatgaagagaatACAAAGCTACGTCTTCAAGAACTGGAGGCACTGGATGAGAAAAGACTCGAAGCCCAGCAACACCTGGAGTGTTATCAAGCGCGACTTTCTAAagccttcaacaagaaagttctccctcggtcttttcaaatgggagatctcgtcctttcattgcgtaggcctatcatcacaactcacaagacaaagagcaagttcacgtcaaaatgggatggaccatacgtagtacaagaagtctacaccaatggcgcctacttaatcatggcggaggacggcttgaagatcggccctatcaatggcagattcttgaagtgCTACTACCCCTGA
- the LOC103449868 gene encoding lysM domain receptor-like kinase 3: MKLQWNPIPILLHLFLLQITLSIAFSPSPMNCTDTTRLCTSFLAFKPEPNETLPVIQSLFDVLPEDVTVEGGDGRGYVFVKKNCSCAEGIKSYLTNTTFTVKSADGNVYDMVMEAYGGLTFLPNTTRRAGYGAVVSLRLMCGCSSGLWNYLMSYVMRDGDSIESLASRFGVSMDSIEKVNGISDPDNVTVGHLYYIPLNSVPGEPYPLETISPAPVPSPSNASVSANEENHKAHLPYLWIVGSLGIILVVIVLGIVLYVCLRSSSCFTEAQRSSSKDPDGQIRFHVLRKPSFCCASGGYMCCTSSDWKQTNGDPSSQQATIPKAIGSHVLDVEKPVIFTYEDIFSSTDGFSDSRLLGHGTYGSVYYGLLREQEVAIKRMTATKTKEFLAEIKVLCKVHHSNLVELIGYTANDEELFLLYEYAQKGSLKSHLHDPQNKGHTSLSWVMRVQIALDAARGLEYIHEHTKTHYVHRDIKTSNILLDGSFRAKISDFGLARIFGKTSDGEATVTKVVGTYGYLAPEYLSDGRATTKSDIYAFGVVLFELISGKEAVIRTEGTATKNSERRSLVSIMQTALRTSPDSTSMSNLKDYVDPNMMDLYPHDCLFKVAMIAKQCVDEDPILRPDMKGVVISLSQILLSSVEWEATLAGNSQVFSGLVQGR; the protein is encoded by the exons ATGAAGCTTCAATGGAATCCAATACCAATACTTTTACACCTTTTTCTCCTTCAAATTACCCTTTCCATAGCTTTCTCCCCAAGCCCCATGAACTGTACGGACACAACTCGCCTGTGCACCTCCTTTTTGGCCTTTAAGCCGGAACCCAATGAGACTCTGCCGGTGATTCAGAGCCTGTTCGACGTATTGCCGGAAGATGTGACCGTTGAGGGCGGCGACGGGCGGGGCTACGTGTTTGTGAAGAAGAACTGTTCTTGTGCGGAGGGGATCAAGAGTTACTTAACCAACACAACGTTTACTGTGAAATCTGCAGATGGGAATGTTTATGACATGGTTATGGAGGCCTATGGTGGGCTGACTTTTCTGCCTAATACCACTAGGCGGGCCGGGTACGGCGCAGTTGTGTCGTTGAGGCTGATGTGTGGGTGTTCGAGTGGGTTGTGGAACTATCTGATGAGTTATGTGATGAGGGATGGGGATAGCATTGAGTCTCTGGCTAGCCGGTTCGGGGTTAGCATGGATAGCATTGAGAAGGTGAATGGGATTAGTGATCCTGATAATGTGACTGTTGGCCATCTGTATTACATTCCTTTGAATTCAG TTCCTGGTGAGCCGTATCCTTTGGAGACGATTTCTCCTGCTCCTGTTCCTTCTCCATCCAATGCCAGTGTTTCAG CAAATGAAGAGAATCATAAGGCGCATCTGCCATATTTATGGATTGTAGGGAGTTTAGGGATCATTCTTGTTGTGATCGTATTAGGCATAGTTTTATATGTTTGCCTGAGGTCATCAAGCTGCTTTACTGAAGCACAAAGAAGTAGTTCAAAAGATCCTGATGGTCAAATTAGGTTTCATGTTCTTCGGAAGCCAAGTTTTTGTTGTGCTTCGGGTGGGTACATGTGTTGCACCTCATCAGATTGGAAGCAAACTAATGGAGATCCTAGCAGTCAGCAGGCAACTATCCCCAAAG CTATTGGCAGTCATGTACTTGATGTGGAGAAGCCTGTCATTTTCACATATGAAGATATTTTTTCCTCAACAGATGGGTTTTCTGATTCGCGTCTTCTGGGCCATGGAACATATGGTTCCGTGTATTATGGCCTTCTCCGTGAGCAG GAAGTTGCTATTAAAAGAATGACCGCTACAAAAACTAAAGAGTTTCTGGCAGAAATAAAAGTTCTATGCAAGGTTCATCATTCAAATCTG GTAGAATTGATTGGTTATACAGCAAATGACGAGGAGCTCTTCCTTCTATATGAATATGCCCAAAAAGGTTCACTTAAAAGCCATTTGCATGATCCTCAGAACAAAG GTCATACATCACTTTCCTGGGTCATGAGGGTCCAGATTGCACTTGATGCTGCTAGAGGTCTCGAGTACATCCATGAGCACACTAAAACTCATTATGTCCACCGCGATATCAAGACAAGCAACATCTTGCTTGATGGTTCCTTCAGGGCAAAG ATTTCAGACTTTGGGTTGGCAAGAATTTTTGGTAAAACAAGTGATGGAGAAGCTACCGTAACCAAAGTTGTTGGTACATATGGTTATCTGGCCCCAGA ATACTTGAGTGACGGTCGTGCTACTACAAAAAGTGATATTTATGCTTTTGGAGTTGTTCTTTTTGAGCTTATATCGGGGAAGGAGGCCGTTATACGAACTGAAGGCACAGCCACAAAAAATTCTGAGAGACGTTCACTGGTGTCAATT ATGCAAACAGCTCTAAGGACTTCACCAGACTCCACGAGCATGTCAAACTTGAAAGATTACGTTGATCCAAATATGATGGACTTGTATCCTCATGATTGCCTGTTCAAG GTGGCCATGATAGCAAAGCAATGTGTAGATGAGGACCCCATCCTACGGCCTGACATGAAAGGAGTTGTGATTTCTCTATCACAGATCCTCCTATCCTCAGTGGAGTGGGAAGCTACTCTTGCAGGGAACAGCCAGGTATTCAGTGGCCTTGTTCAGGGAAGATAG